One window of Fusobacterium polymorphum genomic DNA carries:
- the ruvX gene encoding Holliday junction resolvase RuvX, with protein MKRYIALDIGDVRIGVARSDIMGIIASPLETINRKKIKSVKRIAEICKENDTNLIVVGIPKSLDGEEKRQAEKVREYIEKLKREIENLEIIEVDERFSTVIADNILKELNKNGAIEKRKVVDKVAASIILQTYLDMKK; from the coding sequence ATGAAAAGATATATAGCACTTGATATAGGTGATGTAAGAATAGGAGTAGCAAGATCAGATATAATGGGTATAATTGCCTCTCCATTAGAAACTATCAATAGAAAAAAAATAAAATCTGTAAAAAGAATTGCAGAGATTTGTAAAGAAAATGATACAAATTTGATAGTTGTAGGTATACCTAAAAGTCTTGATGGTGAAGAGAAAAGGCAGGCAGAAAAAGTAAGGGAATATATTGAAAAATTAAAAAGGGAAATTGAAAATCTTGAGATAATAGAAGTAGATGAAAGATTCTCAACAGTAATAGCAGATAATATTTTAAAAGAATTAAATAAAAATGGTGCTATTGAAAAAAGAAAGGTAGTAGATAAAGTGGCTGCCTCAATAATATTACAAACATATTTAGATATGAAAAAATAA
- the alaS gene encoding alanine--tRNA ligase, producing MLTGNEIREKFIEFFMQKQHKHFESASLIPDDPTLLLTVAGMVPFKPYFLGQKEAPCPRVTTYQKCIRTNDLENVGRTARHHTFFEMLGNFSFGDYFKKEAIKWSWEFVTEVLKLDKDKLWVTVFTTDDEAERIWIEECNFPKERIVRMGESENWWSAGPTGSCGPCSEIHVDLGVQYGGDENSKIGDEGTDNRFIEIWNLVFTEWNRMEDGSLEPLPKKNIDTGAGLERIAAVVQGKANNFETDLLFPILEEAAKITGSQYGKNPEIDFSLKVITDHARAVTFLVNDGVIPSNEGRGYILRRILRRAVRHGRLLGYTDLFMYKMVDKVVEKFEVAYPDLRKNLENIRKIVKIEEEKFSNTLDQGIQLVNQEIDNLLANGKNKLDGEISFKLYDTYGFPYELTEEIAEERGVTVLREEFEAKMEEQKEKARSAREVVMEKGQDSFIEEFYDKYGITKFTGYEKIEDEGKLLSIREAKDGKYLLIFDKTPFYAESGGQVGDQGKIYSDSFEAKVLDVQKQKDIFIHTVEFEKGIAEENKTYKLEVDIVKRLDTAKNHTATHLLHKALREVVGTHVQQAGSLVDSEKLRFDFSHYEALTAEQLSKIEDIVNEKIREGIEVAVSHHTIEEAKKLGAMMLFGDKYGDVVRVVDVPGFSTELCGGTHIDNIGKIGLFKIVSEGGIAAGVRRIEAKTGYGAYLVEREEANILKDIEKKLKATNINLVEKVEKTLETLRDTEKELETLKQKLALFETKSAISDMEEIGGAKVLIATFKDKSTEDLRTMIDTIKDNNEKGIIVLASTQDKLSFAVGVTKTLTDKVKAGDLVKKLAEITGGKGGGRPDFAQAGGKDEGKLLDAFKEVREIIENKLL from the coding sequence ATGTTAACAGGTAATGAAATTAGGGAGAAATTTATTGAATTTTTTATGCAAAAACAGCATAAACATTTTGAAAGTGCATCTTTGATACCAGATGATCCAACTTTACTTTTAACAGTAGCTGGGATGGTACCATTTAAACCATATTTTTTAGGACAAAAAGAAGCACCTTGTCCAAGAGTTACAACTTATCAAAAATGTATAAGAACAAATGACTTAGAAAATGTTGGAAGAACTGCAAGACATCATACATTTTTTGAAATGTTAGGAAATTTCTCGTTTGGAGATTATTTTAAAAAAGAAGCTATAAAATGGTCTTGGGAGTTTGTAACAGAAGTATTAAAACTTGATAAAGATAAACTTTGGGTTACAGTTTTTACAACTGATGATGAGGCAGAAAGAATTTGGATAGAAGAATGTAATTTTCCAAAAGAAAGAATAGTAAGAATGGGAGAAAGTGAAAACTGGTGGTCAGCAGGACCTACTGGTTCTTGTGGTCCTTGTTCTGAGATACATGTGGACTTAGGTGTTCAGTATGGTGGAGATGAGAATTCTAAAATTGGTGATGAAGGGACAGATAATCGTTTTATAGAAATTTGGAACTTAGTATTTACTGAATGGAATAGAATGGAAGATGGAAGTTTAGAACCTTTACCCAAAAAGAATATTGATACAGGAGCAGGACTTGAAAGAATAGCGGCAGTTGTACAAGGAAAAGCTAATAATTTTGAAACAGATTTATTATTTCCTATACTTGAAGAAGCTGCTAAAATTACAGGAAGTCAATATGGTAAAAATCCTGAAATAGATTTTTCATTAAAAGTTATAACAGACCATGCAAGAGCTGTAACTTTCTTAGTAAATGATGGAGTTATACCTTCAAATGAGGGAAGAGGTTACATTCTAAGAAGAATTTTAAGAAGAGCAGTAAGACACGGAAGATTATTAGGATATACAGATTTATTTATGTATAAAATGGTAGATAAGGTTGTTGAAAAATTTGAAGTTGCTTATCCAGATTTAAGAAAAAATTTAGAAAATATTAGAAAAATAGTAAAAATTGAAGAAGAAAAATTTTCTAATACTCTTGATCAAGGTATACAACTTGTAAATCAAGAAATTGATAATTTGCTTGCTAATGGAAAAAATAAGTTAGATGGAGAAATTTCATTTAAACTTTATGATACTTATGGTTTCCCTTATGAACTGACAGAAGAAATTGCAGAAGAAAGAGGGGTAACTGTATTAAGAGAAGAATTTGAAGCTAAAATGGAAGAACAAAAAGAAAAAGCTAGATCTGCAAGAGAAGTAGTAATGGAAAAAGGGCAAGACAGCTTCATTGAAGAATTCTATGATAAATACGGAATAACAAAATTTACAGGTTATGAAAAAATAGAAGACGAAGGAAAGCTTTTAAGCATAAGAGAAGCAAAAGATGGAAAATATCTGTTAATTTTTGATAAAACTCCTTTCTATGCAGAATCAGGTGGGCAAGTAGGAGATCAAGGAAAAATTTATTCTGATAGCTTTGAAGCAAAAGTTTTAGATGTACAAAAACAAAAAGATATATTTATCCATACTGTTGAATTTGAAAAAGGTATAGCAGAAGAAAATAAAACTTATAAATTAGAAGTAGATATTGTAAAGAGATTAGATACTGCTAAAAACCATACAGCAACTCACTTGCTACATAAGGCTTTGAGAGAAGTTGTTGGAACTCATGTACAACAAGCAGGTTCATTAGTTGATTCTGAAAAATTAAGATTTGATTTTAGTCATTATGAAGCATTGACAGCTGAACAACTTTCTAAGATTGAAGATATAGTTAATGAAAAAATAAGAGAAGGTATAGAAGTTGCTGTAAGTCATCATACCATAGAAGAAGCTAAGAAGCTTGGAGCTATGATGTTATTTGGTGATAAATATGGAGATGTAGTAAGAGTTGTAGATGTACCTGGTTTCTCAACTGAACTATGTGGAGGAACACATATAGATAATATTGGAAAAATAGGTTTATTTAAAATAGTATCTGAAGGTGGTATAGCTGCAGGAGTTAGAAGAATAGAAGCTAAAACTGGATATGGGGCATATTTAGTTGAAAGAGAAGAAGCTAATATTTTAAAAGATATTGAAAAGAAATTAAAAGCAACTAATATAAATTTAGTTGAAAAAGTAGAAAAAACATTAGAAACTTTAAGAGATACTGAAAAAGAATTAGAAACTTTAAAACAAAAACTTGCTTTATTTGAAACAAAGTCTGCTATTTCTGATATGGAAGAAATTGGTGGAGCAAAAGTATTAATTGCTACTTTTAAAGATAAATCAACTGAAGATTTAAGAACTATGATAGATACTATAAAAGATAACAATGAAAAGGGAATTATAGTTTTAGCAAGTACACAAGACAAGCTATCTTTTGCAGTTGGAGTAACAAAAACTTTAACAGATAAAGTAAAAGCAGGAGATTTAGTAAAGAAACTAGCTGAAATAACAGGTGGAAAAGGTGGAGGAAGACCAGACTTTGCACAAGCTGGTGGAAAAGATGAGGGAAAACTTTTAGATGCCTTTAAAGAAGTAAGAGAAATCATAGAAAATAAACTATTGTAA
- the lptB gene encoding LPS export ABC transporter ATP-binding protein, which translates to MISLSADNLVKAYKKRKVVDKVSLEVNKGEIVGLLGPNGAGKTTTFYMITGIVKPDSGEVMCAEQNITNLPMYKRADMGIGYLAQEPSVFRNLTVEENIEVVLEMKNISKKEQRETVDRLLEEFKLTHVRDSLGYSLSGGERRRIEIARTIANNPSFILLDEPFAGVDPIAVEDIQNIIRHLKKRGLGILITDHNVRETLSITDKSYIMAKGKVLIEGTPREIANNPEARRIYLGEKFRLD; encoded by the coding sequence ATGATAAGTTTAAGTGCAGATAACCTTGTAAAAGCATATAAGAAAAGAAAAGTTGTAGATAAGGTTAGCTTAGAAGTTAATAAAGGTGAAATTGTTGGACTTCTTGGTCCAAATGGAGCTGGAAAAACAACAACTTTCTATATGATAACAGGAATAGTAAAGCCAGATAGTGGAGAGGTAATGTGTGCAGAACAGAATATAACAAATTTACCAATGTATAAAAGAGCAGATATGGGAATTGGTTACCTTGCACAAGAGCCTTCTGTTTTTAGAAACCTGACAGTTGAAGAAAATATAGAGGTTGTACTTGAAATGAAAAATATATCAAAAAAAGAGCAAAGAGAAACTGTGGATAGATTGCTTGAGGAATTTAAACTTACTCATGTTAGAGATTCTTTAGGTTATTCTTTATCTGGTGGAGAAAGAAGAAGAATAGAAATTGCAAGAACAATAGCAAATAATCCAAGTTTTATACTACTTGATGAACCTTTTGCAGGTGTTGACCCAATAGCTGTTGAAGATATACAAAATATTATAAGACACCTTAAAAAAAGAGGTTTAGGAATATTAATAACAGATCATAATGTAAGAGAGACTTTGAGCATAACAGATAAATCATATATTATGGCAAAAGGAAAAGTTCTAATAGAGGGGACACCCCGTGAGATTGCTAATAACCCAGAAGCAAGAAGAATATATTTAGGAGAAAAATTTAGACTAGATTAA
- a CDS encoding LptA/OstA family protein: MSKKKIIYIAMGVIAVVLGYLNYFGSDKEVGDIRKIIETVNAVYESDDYHVEAEKEIDYIDEKESKFEKAKAKIQGMLLSGDNVFLDKDRNLTLDTNILGISPNGWEIKASELKYNKTTQELISTKPMYAKNEEKGVEVLANKFKTTITMDNITLEDGVVIKNKLFSILADKANYNNANKTIVLEGNIRLSNRIGEIGDINTLKDIKDIQNNSANKTDKEMSGTFSKVYFNLDERNLYATDGFDLKYDDVGLKGKNIVLNETTQSLKVTDDVKFTYQDYVFDVNYIEKEPNSDIINIYGKIKGGNPVYSILADKGEYNVNDKKIKIFGNVDITSTKGEKLILDNFVYSSETKEADMYGNKIKYTSPDNNLEAEYIHYNTVTKEVTTDKPFDSWNAKGEGLTGTSIVYNLGTKDFYSKENITVKNKDYGLTTKNVTYKEDTGILTAPEPYVIKSSSGDSTVNGNSITYNKKTGELVSPGEITVDNKGTIIKGHDLVYNNISGLGKIEGPIPFENKADNMSGIAKELIIKKGDYVDLVGPIKAKRDTTNMEFANARYSYKDELVHVNTPVKFNDPVSSMVGSVSSATYSPKDSILRGTNFNMKEPDRSARAQNIVLYNKDERKLELVGNAYISSGNDNISGPKIVYYLDTKDAETPTNSVINYDQYTIKSSYAKVNRESGAVFAKKADVKSIDGNEFSANQAKGNTNDVVHFTGNVKGKSKQKEGDVFFTGDKADLYMSKVDDKYQAKKVIVDTKSTFTQLNRRIDSNYLELDLIKKEVYAKKNPVLTIDDGPKGNTLVKADDVTGYIDKELIKLNKNVYVKNINEKKEETVLTADRGTVTREMADVYDRVKIVTKDSVTTANEGHYDIVNRKIRAKGNVHVDYTGDKSTSTIFNDMTSTKKK, encoded by the coding sequence ATGAGTAAGAAAAAAATAATATACATAGCTATGGGAGTAATAGCAGTAGTTTTAGGTTACTTAAACTACTTTGGTTCTGATAAAGAAGTTGGAGATATAAGAAAAATTATAGAAACAGTCAATGCAGTTTATGAAAGTGATGATTATCACGTAGAAGCAGAGAAAGAAATTGACTATATAGATGAAAAAGAAAGTAAGTTTGAAAAAGCAAAAGCCAAAATACAAGGAATGCTTTTAAGTGGTGATAATGTATTTCTTGATAAAGATAGAAACTTAACTTTAGATACAAATATTTTAGGTATAAGCCCAAATGGTTGGGAAATAAAAGCTTCTGAATTAAAGTATAATAAAACAACTCAAGAGCTTATTTCTACAAAACCTATGTATGCTAAAAATGAAGAAAAAGGTGTAGAAGTTTTAGCAAATAAATTTAAAACAACTATCACTATGGATAATATAACATTGGAAGATGGAGTAGTTATAAAAAATAAATTATTTTCTATCTTGGCTGATAAGGCAAATTATAATAATGCCAATAAAACAATAGTTCTTGAAGGTAATATAAGACTATCAAATAGAATAGGGGAGATAGGAGATATTAATACTCTTAAGGATATTAAAGATATACAAAATAATAGTGCTAATAAAACTGATAAAGAAATGTCAGGAACTTTTTCAAAAGTTTATTTTAATTTAGATGAAAGAAATTTATATGCAACAGATGGTTTTGATTTAAAATATGATGATGTTGGATTAAAGGGTAAAAATATAGTTTTGAATGAAACAACACAAAGTCTTAAAGTAACAGATGATGTCAAATTTACATATCAAGATTATGTTTTTGATGTTAATTATATTGAAAAAGAGCCTAATAGTGATATAATAAATATCTATGGAAAAATTAAAGGTGGAAATCCTGTTTATTCTATTTTAGCAGATAAGGGAGAATATAATGTCAATGATAAAAAAATAAAAATTTTTGGAAATGTTGATATAACTTCTACAAAAGGTGAAAAATTAATTCTAGATAATTTTGTTTATTCTAGTGAAACTAAAGAGGCAGATATGTATGGGAATAAAATTAAGTATACTTCACCAGATAATAACTTAGAAGCAGAATATATTCACTATAATACTGTTACAAAAGAAGTAACAACTGATAAACCTTTTGATTCTTGGAATGCCAAAGGAGAAGGACTAACAGGAACAAGTATTGTATATAATTTAGGAACTAAAGATTTTTATTCAAAAGAAAATATCACAGTAAAAAATAAAGATTATGGTTTAACAACTAAAAATGTGACATATAAAGAGGATACAGGGATTTTAACAGCACCTGAACCTTATGTTATAAAATCTAGTAGCGGTGATTCAACAGTTAATGGAAATAGTATTACATATAACAAAAAGACAGGTGAACTTGTAAGCCCAGGGGAAATTACTGTAGATAATAAAGGAACTATTATAAAAGGACATGATTTAGTATATAATAATATAAGTGGTTTAGGAAAAATAGAAGGACCTATTCCTTTTGAAAATAAAGCAGATAATATGTCTGGTATAGCTAAGGAACTTATTATAAAAAAAGGAGATTATGTTGATTTGGTTGGACCTATTAAAGCAAAAAGAGATACAACAAATATGGAATTTGCAAATGCCAGATATTCATACAAAGATGAGTTAGTTCATGTAAATACACCAGTTAAATTTAATGATCCTGTAAGCTCTATGGTTGGTTCAGTAAGTTCAGCAACTTATAGTCCAAAAGATTCTATATTAAGAGGAACTAATTTTAATATGAAAGAGCCAGATAGATCTGCAAGAGCACAAAATATAGTTCTATATAATAAAGATGAAAGAAAATTGGAATTAGTAGGAAATGCCTATATAAGCTCTGGTAATGATAATATATCAGGTCCTAAAATAGTTTATTACCTTGATACTAAGGATGCAGAAACTCCTACAAATAGTGTAATAAACTATGATCAATATACTATAAAATCTAGTTATGCAAAAGTAAATAGAGAAAGTGGAGCAGTATTTGCAAAAAAAGCTGATGTAAAATCTATAGATGGAAATGAATTCTCAGCAAATCAAGCTAAAGGAAATACAAATGATGTTGTTCATTTTACAGGAAATGTAAAAGGTAAATCTAAACAAAAAGAAGGAGATGTTTTCTTTACAGGTGATAAAGCAGATTTATATATGAGTAAAGTTGATGATAAGTATCAAGCTAAAAAAGTTATTGTTGATACAAAATCTACATTTACTCAGCTAAATAGAAGAATAGACTCTAATTACTTAGAACTTGATCTTATAAAGAAAGAAGTTTATGCAAAGAAAAATCCAGTACTTACAATAGATGATGGACCTAAAGGAAATACTTTAGTTAAAGCAGATGATGTCACTGGTTATATAGATAAAGAGTTAATAAAATTAAATAAAAATGTTTATGTAAAAAATATAAATGAAAAGAAAGAGGAAACAGTTTTAACGGCTGATAGAGGTACTGTAACAAGAGAGATGGCAGATGTATATGATAGGGTAAAAATTGTTACAAAAGACTCTGTTACAACTGCAAATGAAGGACATTATGATATAGTTAATAGAAAAATAAGAGCAAAGGGTAATGTCCATGTTGATTATACAGGTGATAAATCAACAAGTACTATATTTAATGATATGACATCTACAAAGAAAAAATAA
- the mutS gene encoding DNA mismatch repair protein MutS has product MSADTPLMQQYKKIKEEYKNEILMFRLGDFYEMFFEDAKIASKELGLTLTKRNKEKGQDVPLAGVPYHSVASYIARLVEKGYSVAICDQVEDPKSATGIVKREVTRVITPGTIIDVDFLDKNNNNYIACIKINTTENIAAIAYADITTGEFSVFEIKGKNFFEKALAEMNKIQASEILLDEKTYSEYIEIFKEKISFSGVKFTEVSNLKKAENFITSYFNIMSVEVFSLKSKDLAISTSANLLHYIDELQKGNDLPFSKIEYKNIDNIMELNISTQNNLNLVPKRNEETRGTLLGVLDNCITSVGSRELKKIIKNPFLNIEKIKQRQFYVDYFYNDVLLRESIREYLKDIYDIERIAGKIIYGTENGKDLLSLKDSIRKSLEIYRLLKEHQEIKDILDIDVKILLDIYNKIELIINIEAPFSVREGGIIKDGYNSELDELRKISKLGKDFILEIEQREKERTGIKGLKIKYNKVFGYFIEVTKANEHLVPEDYIRKQTLVNSERYIVPDLKEYEEKVITAKSKIEALEYELFKQLTSEIKEHIDSLYKLANRIANLDIVSNFAHIATKNSYVKPEMNEGEILEIKGGRHPIVETLIPSGTYVKNDIILDDKNNLIILTGPNMSGKSTYMKQVALNIIMAHIGSYVAADYAKIPIVDKIFTRVGASDDLLTGQSTFMLEMTEVASILNSATKKSFVVLDEIGRGTSTYDGISIATAITEYIHNVIGAKTIFATHYHELTELEKELERAINFRVEVKEDSKNVVFLREIVKGGADKSYGIEVARLSGVPKEVLNRSRKILKKLETRKNLIENKIKAEQMMLFGTGLEEDFEEEETEILSENEVKVLDILKNMDLNSMSPLESLLKLNELKKILIGGTDE; this is encoded by the coding sequence ATGTCAGCAGACACACCCTTAATGCAACAATACAAAAAAATAAAAGAAGAGTATAAAAATGAAATTCTAATGTTTAGATTGGGAGATTTTTATGAAATGTTTTTTGAAGATGCTAAAATAGCTTCAAAAGAATTAGGACTTACTCTTACAAAAAGAAATAAAGAAAAAGGACAAGATGTCCCCTTAGCAGGAGTTCCATATCATTCAGTAGCATCATATATAGCAAGATTAGTTGAAAAAGGTTATAGTGTTGCTATTTGTGATCAAGTTGAAGATCCTAAATCAGCAACGGGTATTGTAAAAAGAGAAGTAACAAGAGTTATAACTCCTGGAACAATAATAGATGTAGATTTTTTAGATAAAAATAATAATAACTATATTGCTTGTATAAAAATAAATACAACAGAAAATATTGCAGCAATAGCCTATGCAGATATAACAACAGGAGAGTTTTCAGTTTTTGAGATAAAAGGAAAAAATTTCTTTGAAAAAGCATTGGCTGAAATGAATAAGATACAAGCAAGTGAAATCTTGTTAGATGAAAAAACATATTCAGAATATATAGAAATTTTTAAAGAAAAAATATCATTTTCAGGAGTCAAATTTACAGAAGTTTCTAATTTAAAAAAAGCTGAAAATTTTATAACTTCATATTTTAATATTATGTCTGTTGAAGTATTTTCTTTAAAATCAAAAGATTTAGCTATTTCAACATCAGCTAATCTTTTACACTATATTGATGAATTACAAAAAGGAAATGACTTACCCTTTAGTAAAATAGAATATAAAAATATTGATAATATAATGGAACTAAATATAAGTACACAAAATAATCTAAATCTAGTACCTAAAAGAAATGAAGAAACCAGAGGAACTCTACTAGGGGTTTTAGATAATTGTATAACTTCAGTTGGTAGCAGAGAGCTTAAGAAAATTATAAAAAATCCATTTTTAAATATAGAAAAAATTAAACAAAGACAATTCTATGTAGATTATTTTTATAATGATGTACTTTTAAGAGAAAGTATAAGAGAGTATTTAAAAGATATCTATGATATTGAAAGAATAGCAGGGAAAATAATTTATGGTACAGAAAATGGAAAAGATTTATTATCATTAAAGGACTCTATAAGAAAATCATTGGAAATCTATAGACTCTTAAAAGAACATCAAGAGATAAAAGATATTTTAGATATAGATGTTAAAATTCTCTTAGATATATACAATAAAATAGAGTTAATTATTAATATTGAAGCACCTTTTTCAGTTAGGGAAGGTGGAATTATAAAAGATGGATATAATTCAGAATTAGATGAACTTAGGAAGATATCTAAGCTAGGTAAAGATTTTATACTTGAAATAGAACAAAGAGAAAAGGAAAGAACAGGTATAAAAGGCTTAAAAATTAAATATAATAAAGTATTTGGATATTTTATTGAAGTTACTAAAGCAAATGAGCATTTAGTACCAGAAGACTATATAAGAAAACAAACCCTTGTAAATAGTGAAAGATATATAGTTCCTGATTTAAAAGAATATGAAGAAAAAGTTATCACAGCTAAAAGTAAAATAGAAGCCTTAGAGTATGAATTATTTAAACAACTTACTTCTGAAATTAAAGAGCATATTGATAGTCTATATAAATTAGCAAATAGAATAGCAAATTTAGATATAGTTTCTAATTTTGCTCATATAGCAACTAAAAATTCTTATGTTAAACCAGAAATGAATGAAGGAGAAATTTTAGAAATTAAAGGTGGAAGACACCCAATAGTTGAAACTCTAATTCCTAGTGGAACTTATGTTAAAAATGATATTATTTTAGATGATAAAAATAATTTAATCATATTAACAGGACCTAATATGTCTGGAAAATCTACTTATATGAAACAAGTAGCTTTAAATATAATAATGGCACATATAGGTAGTTATGTAGCAGCAGACTATGCTAAAATTCCTATTGTAGATAAAATTTTTACAAGAGTTGGAGCAAGTGATGATTTGCTTACAGGACAGTCTACTTTTATGTTAGAAATGACAGAAGTAGCAAGTATCTTAAATAGTGCAACAAAGAAATCTTTTGTAGTTTTAGATGAGATTGGTAGAGGAACATCAACTTATGATGGAATCTCAATAGCAACTGCTATCACAGAGTATATTCATAATGTTATAGGAGCTAAGACTATATTTGCAACTCACTATCATGAACTTACAGAGCTTGAAAAGGAGCTTGAAAGAGCAATAAATTTTAGAGTGGAAGTAAAAGAAGATAGTAAAAATGTTGTCTTTTTAAGAGAAATAGTAAAAGGTGGAGCAGATAAATCTTATGGTATTGAAGTTGCTAGATTATCTGGTGTTCCAAAGGAAGTTTTAAATCGTTCAAGAAAAATTTTGAAAAAATTAGAAACTAGAAAAAATTTAATAGAAAACAAAATAAAAGCAGAACAAATGATGCTTTTTGGAACTGGACTTGAAGAAGATTTTGAAGAAGAAGAAACAGAAATATTATCTGAAAATGAGGTTAAAGTTTTAGATATACTGAAAAATATGGACTTAAATTCCATGAGTCCATTGGAAAGTTTATTAAAATTAAATGAATTGAAAAAGATTCTTATCGGAGGAACTGATGAGTAA
- the dusB gene encoding tRNA dihydrouridine synthase DusB, translating to MKKIYIAPIAGVTDYTFRGILEDFKPDLIFTEMVSVNALSVLNDKTISKILKLREGNAVQIFGEDIKKIKESAKYIENLGVKHINLNCGCPMKKIVNCGYGAALVREPEKIKKILSEIKSILNDDTKLSVKIRIGYKEPENYIQIGKIAEEIGCDHITIHGRTREQLYSGKADWKYIKEVKDNVSIPVIGNGDIFTGEDALEKISYSNVDGVMLARGIFGNPWLIRDIREILEYGEIKTPTTKEDKINMAIEHLKRIRVDNDNQFIFDVRKHISWYLKGMENCTEAKRKINTISDYDEIIKILEEML from the coding sequence ATGAAAAAAATTTATATAGCTCCTATTGCAGGAGTAACAGACTATACATTTAGAGGGATACTTGAAGATTTTAAACCTGATTTAATATTTACAGAAATGGTAAGTGTAAATGCACTTTCAGTTTTAAATGACAAGACTATTTCAAAAATTTTAAAATTAAGAGAGGGAAATGCAGTCCAAATTTTTGGAGAAGATATAAAAAAAATAAAAGAAAGTGCAAAGTATATAGAAAATTTGGGAGTAAAACATATTAACTTAAATTGTGGTTGTCCTATGAAAAAAATAGTAAATTGTGGATATGGAGCAGCTTTAGTTAGAGAACCAGAAAAAATAAAGAAAATATTATCTGAAATAAAATCTATTTTAAATGATGATACAAAACTTTCTGTAAAAATTAGAATAGGATATAAAGAGCCAGAAAATTATATTCAAATAGGTAAAATAGCTGAAGAAATTGGTTGTGATCATATTACTATACATGGAAGAACAAGAGAGCAATTATATTCTGGAAAGGCAGATTGGAAATATATAAAGGAAGTTAAAGATAATGTTTCTATACCAGTTATAGGAAATGGGGATATTTTTACAGGAGAAGATGCCTTAGAAAAAATATCATACTCAAATGTTGATGGAGTGATGTTAGCAAGGGGAATTTTTGGAAATCCTTGGCTTATTAGAGATATTAGAGAAATTTTAGAATATGGAGAAATTAAAACTCCTACAACAAAAGAAGATAAAATTAATATGGCAATAGAGCATTTAAAGAGAATAAGAGTTGATAATGATAATCAATTTATTTTTGATGTAAGAAAACATATTTCTTGGTACTTAAAAGGAATGGAAAATTGTACAGAAGCTAAGAGAAAAATAAATACTATAAGTGACTATGATGAGATTATTAAAATATTAGAAGAAATGCTTTAA
- a CDS encoding YadA C-terminal domain-containing protein: MKNNLSNILLYIFLLNSINIFSLGSDIKEIEPIESIHSDENSSVFVNDNSKSVSESSFEENYKSKNSTIISTNKDLKNNKKEEDGREDKFEEINDRTNRITALGSAMGAVDLSKTPTKKFRVGAGVGHSANNQAVAVGIGYAPTERLRLNTKISTTTNSTKSNRSNGISIGASYDLDW, encoded by the coding sequence ATGAAAAATAATTTATCTAATATCCTCTTATATATTTTTTTATTAAATAGTATTAATATTTTTTCTTTAGGTAGTGATATTAAAGAAATTGAACCTATTGAATCAATTCATTCTGATGAAAATTCTTCTGTCTTCGTGAATGATAATTCAAAATCTGTTTCTGAGAGTTCTTTTGAAGAAAATTATAAATCTAAAAATTCTACCATAATAAGTACAAATAAAGATTTAAAAAATAATAAAAAAGAAGAAGATGGTAGAGAAGATAAGTTTGAAGAAATCAATGATAGAACAAATAGAATAACAGCCTTAGGTTCTGCTATGGGAGCTGTTGATTTAAGCAAAACTCCTACTAAAAAATTTAGAGTGGGCGCTGGTGTTGGACATTCAGCTAATAATCAAGCAGTTGCTGTTGGAATTGGTTATGCTCCAACTGAAAGATTAAGACTTAATACAAAAATTTCTACAACTACAAATTCTACTAAATCTAATAGGTCAAATGGTATTTCAATAGGAGCTTCTTATGATTTAGACTGGTAA